The Equus asinus isolate D_3611 breed Donkey chromosome 14, EquAss-T2T_v2, whole genome shotgun sequence genomic sequence GGCCGGTGGAGGGACCTCGGGTGACACGCAGGTTTCTGGTGTGGACAGTTGGGCAGATGGTAGCACCTGTGACCGCTTAACGATTGGCTTTGTCTTTGTCCTTACTGAAGACGCTCTAAAGCGGAGCCGAGTTGCCTTGCTGACCCCCCAGCCACCAAAGACAGCGGCGAGGCAAGTGGAGGCGCCCAACAGATGTTTACTGGGGGAACAGTCGCTAATAGTGAGGATGACTTGTGTGTTGCGAGCGGGGACAAGGAAAGAGGGAGTGTTGACTTGTGGACATGCTAATGAAGTGAGGACGTCCAGTGTAGGCACCAGGTAGGCACCTGGGCAGAGGGATGAAGCCCAGGAGATGGAAGATGTGGCACATGAAGCAATGGGTCTGGGCACGATGGTCCAAGGTGGGGCTGATGTGCATGGACAGGGACGGGTGAGGGATAGATATGGAAGGGGATGCTGGCTGGGAGCAGTGATGTGTACAGCAGGGCCCAATGTCATTGGAAGTAACAAGAATAGACACTAATGCAAACCTTGCAGGGGCTGAGAAATCTCAGGGGGTAGCTGGAGGGACAAAACACTCGGGGAGGGAGGTGGTGTTTAGATGGAGAGGTGTCCATTTCATAGTCACTAATAGGAAGGTGCTGAGGCACAGGGGACAGAGACATGAAGGAGGGAGTTGAAGGTGcaaggcagagaaagggaaggggCTCGGTGGGGACCCAGGCAGCCTTAGGACTGCTCTTAGAATGGGCCCCTCCATGGGCAGTTGCCTCTTCATGCCTGGTGGGGGGAGGCTGATGGCATTCCCAACTAAAATGAGATTCTCTGAGATTCAGGGAGACCCCACACCACAGTCAGGGGGCACCAAGGTGACCATTAGGATTTGGAGAGATGCAGGGAGACCCCACACCACAGTCACACAGTATTAGGTCCCAACTGGGGTGGTTTGCTCCTATAGGTGCAAGCTGGGAGAAGGCAGAAAACTGGGTCCCTCCAGAGCTGAGATTTTGATGAGGGGCCGTGGACCAGGGATGAGGCAGTTCAGATATGCACATCACTTGGCTGCCACTTATCCtcatcacatttaatcctcacaacacccctgtgaggtaggtattattgtcTCAtcttatagacaaggaaactgaggctcacacaTGCCCAGGGGCACACAGTCGACAGGAGAGGTCTGCAATCCCACAGCCAGGGTCCCCTCACACCCCAACCATGCCCCACCCAGGGTGGTCAGAATTCTCTTACAGTAGCAAAAAGACAGCTCACACAGGGtcatcaacacacacacaaaaaacacccagaaaatcTGCCATGGAGTCAGCATCTCCAAGTCCCTGTAGTTCTGGTTCAAGAGCATTTGGGGGACACTCCTGGCAGGCCAAGTGGTTCTTTCTGATATTTCAAGAGGAAACAAAAGCTATCACAGCAGGGTGAGTGTGTAGGTGGTCGACCCAACTGGGGAGAGAGGTCAGGGTCAGTCTTTGGCAGATCCCTCAGGTGCTTTGACCGCTGCCCCCACTGGGGAGCCTGAGTCTCTATGGCTCATTATTGTTGGGTACCCTCAGCAGATCCACCCTCACTCACAGGCAGGGACAGCTCCTCTGAACCTCGCTGTTCGGCATCTTGGCCAACTCAGATGTCACAGATGacgcttatttttttttctggctaaCATCTCTGGGAAAATTCTTTTTGCATAAAGAGTGTCAGGATAGCAATGAGGGGTAtgaatcagattttctttttttagttaagCCTAAATAATGTTAAGaatctcttgttttttaatttgataccttctatttttaatttttcttttgttttcatctcagaagaagaatgaagaatgGTAATAAAGACAGGTAAAGAAATGGCCCAGAAATTCAGTGCAAAGAGAGACGTTCCTACGAACACTATCTGTTGGAGACACAGACGAATCATTCTGGGAGGAGGGATAGATTCTAACACGAGCTGAGAGTGCAGAAGGGAGGGAACCTGTGGCCATGACATCAAGGCCCTGGCCTGCAAAAGGTCAGGGTCTTCACACCTGGCAGTCACACACAGTCCATACTGACGTGCAGGGCAGCACCCCTTCACCATGGGACCTGCCACCCAGTGAGGAAGGGAGCGGATGCCCAGGCAGGTGGACTCAGGGATGGTGGTGGGCTCAGAGCTATCAGCTCACCCTGGAACCCAAAGCGAGAGAGATGCGGGGAGGGGTAAGCTGTGCCAGGCTTCCTGGTCACACATGTTCTCCATTGTGAAAGCTGTTGGCTTCTGGGATAGGGATCAGTGGGACTGGGAAGATCAGGATGTGGGCTTAAGCTTCCTGGAGAAAGCAGGATGGACACaggaggggacagagaaataGGCTCCATGTGGTGTGACATGATTGCTTGGAGGCTAAACTTTCCAAAGAGAAGGATCTGAGGTTTTTGTTCTGATTCAGACATTCTAATGGCTCACATAGGACTCCCCTGGAGAAAGAAACTTAGTGCTCCAAGttcttctctctgttccctgTGCGATAGAACAAGTCTACAAGCCCCCACCACTTGCTAATGCAACAGCAGCCCTCCTTCAGCAAACTTTCACTGCGGCAAAGGCTCTGACACACTCACAGCTTCAGGAAGCCCAAGttcatctcctcctccccctccacgcTGTGGGCGGATAGGTTTTTCCTCTTCACCTGTTGCTGGGGAATGCTGCTCTCTGGGGGGCTCGGGGGACGACACTGTAAACATGACTTCCTGGTGTGATGGTGGCAAGGCTGCGTGTTCAAGTCACTGCCTGGGGACAGCACTGAGGTAGATAGGGGAGGGCCCCCTGAGCTGCTGTCCACAGAGTTTGTGGGACTCGCACTGTTGACAGAGGAGTACCCTGAGGTCGTGATGTCCTTGCCTGGCTCCTTCCTGCTGCAGAGACGGGGCTCAGGCCCTGGGGTCGGAGGTGTCTGGGTTCCTGGCACCAAAGCCTGTGGATTCTGGTGTCCCTTGTCCTCTGGGCAGGCCTCTTCGTCACTCGATTCCTGGCAACAGTGCTGCTCTGGGTTCAGGTAGACCACCGTGACATCGAGAATGCCACTGGGAGCTGTCACTGTGGGAGATGTCAGAGGAGAGGTCAGGCCACAGCCCGAGCATCATGGTGACCCCCTGCCCGGTCAGGACCCCAGGGTCCAGCTCTCAGTCAGGACTGGTGTGGCTCTTGGTCACACATGCTGGACCTTGCTTGACAGTCCTGCTCCCCTTTGGGTAAGAAATTGAAGGTGAAGTGCCTCCTTCAAGCTTGGGGTGGCACTCAATGTGAATTGGGGGACAGTAGGAAATGAGAACAAACTGGCCATCTAATAATTAATCTGCCAAGTCGACACAGAAGCAAGCAATTGGAAAAATCGATAGAAACTGCTTGAGCTGGGCTCCCTGTGCAGAAGGCAGCCTGAGAACATGGGGACAGAGCCTCCGACAGCCTGCCCTGAGGGGTGCATGAGGCACAGAGCCCAGCAGGGTGGTCAGGGCACATCTCGCACAATGTTCTGGAAAGATCTTATTGTGAATTCCAGACAagatctcttcctcttccccttttctgGCGAGGTCCTTCCATCAACACAGGCCTAGTTGGAGCAGGACACAGTTTTGGCCTAAATTCTCTCCTCCCTGTGGGCTGGGAGaacacccctcctccaccctcactGTGGTATTCCAGGATCTCTGTTCTCTCACGTCTACTTGTGTGGAATGTGTTCTTCTGCAGATAGAACACCTCACCCCTCCTGGCCCAGCACCTGGGTGGCAGTGTGGCCGTGGCACTCACCGTCACCCTCCTTCTCGCCCTCGCTCTCCTGGTCGCCCTCATAGCCAGAGCAGTAGTCCAGGCTCCAGTCCAGGAAGCTGCCTAGCAGCGTTTCCTCCTGGCTGGAAAGCTCTGCAGTGGGCGTGGTGACGAAGCTGCCTCTGTCCTCCTGGAGGCTGTTCTCCCGCTTCCTGCGAGGTGGGAGAGCCAGGAATCTGGTCACAAGTGGCAGTGCTGGGAGGCTGGCCTGGTCCTTGGGACCTGCCCACCCTGCCCCAGTGTGCTGTGAGCAGGGACAACAGAGCCACCCAgtgcctgccctcaggaagctcacaGCACAGAGTCATGGAGGCACAGTTGGCAGCACAGTGAAGGTTCTGCTCACCTGGACTCTGCAGAATCAATAGGAGTTCTTCAGGTAGGTGAGGTTGAGAGGAGAAGTTATTTCAGATGGTACAGCTAGGAATTGAGATGGGAAAGACAGGAGTACATGGGATACACACAGGAGAGAGGGTGAAGATGAGAGTGGAGACAAGGGTGGAGCAAGGAAAGCTCTGAGGACACTAATCAGGTTACAGCTGGAATGGGGGGAGTGACAGCAACACCGAGGAGCAGGGCAGCCCAGGATGGCATAAAACTGGCATATGGCTGGGCCAGAGCCAGAGCTGGGTTCAACTTGTGCTCAAGACTATCCTCCCTCAAAGGGAGCCAGGTTAAAGCAAGACAGACaaacatgggggccggccccgtggccgagtggttaagttcacgtgctctgctttgacggcccagggttttgctggctcgagtcctgggcatggacatggcactgctcatcaggccatgctggggcggcatcccatatgccacagccagaaggacccacaactaaaagatacacaactatgtgctgggaggctttgggagaaaaaggaaaataaataaaaataaataaaaatagaacaaaaaaagagagacaaacatGTGGGAGAAAGAGGACGGGGCTGTGGAGAGTGGAGAGCAGGCCCAGGTGCCTGAGGCCTGGATTCAACCCCAGCTTCAGTTTTCGTGGGATCTGCTGCTTCTCCCTGCTATGCTTTAGGAGTCCCTTGTGTAAAAGTGGGTAACGGAGCCCCTCAGATGGCTTCAGGGGTCACCAGGGAACCCAGGCCTGACACACAGGAGCCAACACGGCATCGTATCATCACAGATATGGGGCTTACTAACCGCTTGGTCCTCCTTCCAGAGGGAGAGCTGAGGAAGGCGTGAATTTCCCCTGTGCTGAGGAAAGACGCAGGTTCTGGGCTCTCCTGTTTCACTCCGAGAGCCGTACACAACTGGCTGTAGCTCAGCACCTGCGAGGAAGCCAGGGTCAGAGGCGGGGAAGAGGCCCGAGGGGCAAGCAGGGCCCATCCCACCCCAGCACCCTGATTAGACCCCCGGGTGGCACCTCTTCCTGGCTGATTTCTTCATAGCGCTTGTCCTCGAATCGCTGCTTCACAGCGGTCAGAGAGACTTGCCTGTAGTCTTTGGGGGCGTCATCATGGAAGCTGCAAACAGAAGGACACGTTGTAAGGCACAGCGGGACACAGGCGGGGGCGAATGTGGAGCTCCAGGACAGGTGGCATCAGCACTCCAACCCCAAGATCCTCCCATTTGAGCCTCCGCTCACTGAAGTGAGAGGGGACAACACACTTCCAACAAAGCCCAGAGATGGGAGGTAAACAGGGCACCGCTGCAGAAAAGTCTAGTGGTTCCTCAGACAGTTAGACCCACAGGCACCCATGAGCCAGCACTTCCACTCCTGGGTGTTTTCTGAAGAGAAATGTGAACATACATccacagaaacttgtacacaaatgttcacagcagcattatgcACAGCACCCAAAAGGGGGAAAAACCCCAATGTCTACCAGggcatgaatgaataaacaaaagtgGTCCGTCCATACAGTGGACAATCATCACAGTGGAAAACACTATGTAGTGAAAGAGGCTGGTCACAAAAGCAACATCTTGTAGGATTCCATTTCTacgaaacgtccagaacaggcaaatccatagagacagaagtagaTGGATATTTGCctagggctggaggggaggggctaaTAGGTAaagggtgtggggtttctttcGAAGGTGggaaaaatcttctaaaattaattgtggtgatggttgcaaaacccTGAATATACTAAGAGCCTGTTGAAttagacacttaaaaaaaaagtttaatttgtaaataaatgtttctaatttATCTGGTTTGAAAAAAAATAACTCCTCCAGGGGATAGGGAGACAGCCTAGCAACAACTTTTGGTAGCTAGCATCAGGGAACGACTATTTGCACTCCTAGAGTGAGCAGCTGTGGGGTCAGACACACGCTGACCCGTCGACCATCACCAGTGCTCTCCATCCATCAGCTACGAAGTTTGCGCACCACAGGAGAAAATAGGGTGGGTCAAAGCACACGCCAGCTCCCAAGCTGACGGGTCCCCATGGCTGGAGCACGGtgggggcaggcagagggagaagcagcagaTGGGTCAGAGAAGGGGCTGGTCAGAGGGATTTGGGGCCGTGCCCAGAGAGTTCTGATCTCATTCCAGAAGGTATAAGCAGAAGGGACAGGTTTAGGCTCAGAGGCGGCTGGGGGAGGTCGAGGGGACCAGATCCTGAGATATGTGAAACAAGTGCATTGACCTTGAAAACTACTAGGGTTGGCCTGAGGTCTCTGCTAGGATGACCAGGGCCTCATCCACCAAGCACCAAATGCAGTCTAGGAGGAGGAAGGGCCCAGGGAAGAGAGGGGATCCAGCTCGGACGAGCTGGCAGGGGCGTCTGGGGCTCAGGTCAGAGGTCGGGGTTTAGATGTGCTCTGAATCCTGGAAGTGGTTAAGTCTCCCAGTGCGTGTCTGGGAGAGGCAGAAAGCAGGATGACCAGATCCTCCCTCCCTCAGGCAGGGGAAGGGGATGCTAAGGCAGATGCTGAGGCAAGTGTGGCCTTAGGAGGAAGATGGAGGTCACTGGGGCCTTTACCAGATTGCATATGCTAaatgtgggggtgaggggagctgGGCCCAGAGTGAGCAGGACTGAGGAGTGGAACACGCCTGCCAGCCAAGCTGAggtaggaggagaggaaaagggctGCAGCAAGAAGCAGACTCAGTCCTGGTATGTGCCGACCTCTGAGCTAGAGGAGAACCTGCCCCACACTGAAACCACCACCAGTCAGGGGCACGGCCTCATTTTCTCCATGACGTTCTGCCACCTGTGGAATTAGGTTTCGGTTGGGAGGGGCTGCTGCACACAGATTCAGTGTGAAAAACACATGAAATAAGCAACATGGACCTGGAAATTTTAAATGTCAACTCAGACATACAACTCACTGCAGGAAGGTCTGTGTGGACCGACAGCCCTCCGGTGAGAGCACAGTCCTCGTGGTACTTGAGGACACATCATCTGTGGCAGAGGTTGGGTCAGGGGACTCACTTCCTTCTACAGACTTACCACTTTTGATGAAGGCTCAGGACACAGGGTATGAGGTCTTCACAGGAGAACCCGGTGAGGTCCCACAGCCGAGTGGTCCAGGGCTGAGCTGGAGAGAAAGGCAGGAATGGCAAGGCTGTTCTGACACCCACTCACGTCCCACAGCCCTGATGGTTCTGTTGTGGAGTTTCCCAGAGCTCAGGGTTGAAAAGACCCCGTATATAAAGCATGCGTGCTCATTGTCAACAGTGTGGGAAATATTTAAGAACCATCTCTGACCTCACCCCAGAGAATGGCTTTTAGTCCATTCTGGTGTTTTCTtcttggggagggaggggcacatttctttttctcccgTCATCCCTCTTGTATTTGAGCATCATCTCCAGACCCTGGGAacctcccaggccccaggctcaGCCTGTGCTGAGTGGCTGGCTAGAAGGGTGGGCTCCTTACTCTGCCCGTGTGTCAGCCTTGCCAGGAGTAGGGCGGCTGCAGCCAGGCGGGCTGGGGCATAGGCGGCCAGGCTGGTGTGCAGCAGGGAGAGTTCACAGAGGAAGCTGCACAGGTGCTGGGTTCTTGGCGCCATGGGGACCAGTGTCAGCAGGACATCCTTGTAATCGACCACAGTGGGAACCTACACAGAACAGGGAGATGGACACGGGGTCTCAGCACACAGAGGGCTCTTGTACCCACTCAATGGGGAAGCTGGTTCTTGGAAACACCACTCCAAGGCATGGCCTAGTGCAGGGTCTGGCCCGAGTGATGTTCATGCTGGATGCCAGAGCATGCAGTGATGAGAAGCAGCTGTGGCCTAGTGTCCTCTGGGTCCAGGATGACTTCCCAGGGCTGGAAAGCTAACCGCCATGCGGATATGCGCTTGGCTCCTCCCATCCCCTCACATGACCCCAACtttgatttaaaaggaaaaagcaaacagCCACTTACTCGAATCTTCCCTTCCAGGGCAGAGATGATCTCTCCCATCATCCTCACCAGGTCCTCATACTTGTATGTGTTGTCCGTGAGCCACACAGCCTCTCGGATTGTCAGGATCTCTTTGCTGATGAACCTGAAATGTCAAGGAGCAGTTTGAGCACTGAGCCCACTTCCCTCAGTGACAGAGAGAGGTCAAAGAGTGGACCAGCTACCCACGGCTGCTGAGGGGAATTGAAAAGGTCATATGCCCCTGTCATAAGGGCCTGGAAAAGAAGAGGGATTAGTGCCACGGACCAGCAGCAGTGGGAGTGGCTGGACTGCCAGGCACACAGATGTTTCTGTAAAAGGCACCCGTGAATGATGCAACTGATCAAGCCTCTTAATGATCTGAGGAATGAGGGTTTGCCCTGCCTTGTGTCAGCTTCTACGGAACACATATAAAACCCACGTTTCATGCAGGTGAGCCAGCAGAACCAGAGCTGGAGGCTGTTAGGACTGAACAAAGCATGGGGTCTGGCCACAGGAATCTTGATTGTCCCTTAAGCAGGTGGTCACCCTGTTCTCTACTCTCTCCACCAGAGCCAACTACCAGGCACCATGCTGGTCCAGCAGGCTATAGAGGGCACCTCCCACAGCAAGCCTGGACTGGGGAAAAGCCGACAGCCACTCTGTCCTGACGACCCTGCAGCTCCTATGTTTGCTGTTGGCTTGACCAAGAAAGAGGATGGGAGGCACAGGGACCACAGGTGCTGAAAGGATGAGATGCAAGTGGGGCTGATGAGAGCTCTGCGCTCGGAGTGGAGATGGGGGCATCCCAgcctctgaaatttttttttggcaattatCATCTCACTGCTAGCCATTCTGTGGTCTGGTAACTCTGTCTCTGATTGCAAGAATGTAATTATGCCGTTTAGATCCAGGGAGGCAGGGGCTCTGTCTGTTCGGCCCTCTCTGGTGAGAGGACCTGGAGCACTGGGTTCCAAGAGCACATTTGAGAGGGGGCTGGATAGTGTGCAGAGTCTGCTCGCTGATCCTGAGCCCATGCTTCTCCACCTGTGGTCATGCGACCCTGCTTCCACAGCCACCCAAAGAGACTACACTTCCCAGTTCCCGTCGTGGCCACATGGCTGAGTTTACTGCAAAGGTGGACACTGTGGCCTCAGGGGTCatgggggtggtggtggcagaAAGTAAGACAGGAGCTGGAGCTCCTCTGTGACCTCATGAAACAGAGAAACCATCCCAGTGATGTGAGTCTGAAATCCCCGCCTCTGGATTACTGCGCATAAGAGCAACCGGTCTCTCTGGTTCACACCACTGTGTCGAGGGCCTGCTCCTCACCCCCCAGCCTCACAGACAAGGGCAGTCGGTCTGGAAAGCACTGCCCAGGGGACATGGTGGACCATGCGGGGGATGTCAGgtttaagaaacaagaaaatgcaaaatatatgGTGGGAATCACTGTCCACATTGTTTCCCAAGGCAAAACCGGAGCAGACAGGATTGACTGAAGGATGGCAGATTTAGGTAAAATGTAAGATGGTCCAGTTCGAAAAGTCAGAGCTGCCAGGGGTGCAGGCTGCCATGTGAGGAGGATGCACCCTGTCTGTGTGGTGGGAGTGGGGTCTTCAGGGTGTTGGGTGGGGAATATGAGATCCCTAACTGCAGGTCTCTGACAACACAGACAGAAGACCTTGACTGCCAGGAAGCGGTCTTTCTGTGATCTTGGGAGGACAAGGGAGGACGGCAGCCGACTGTGACCCTCCCTTGTCTCCACGTCGCTCTCAGGAGCGAGGGGAAGAGGGTCCAGCCTGAGCCTGCCCGAGCGAGACCACACTCTGGGTCCTGAGACCGCATGCCAGGACGAGTGGCCACCTACACACTGAGGTTCAGCTCTATTGTCCGCATGTGGGGAGGACTACTGGGCTTGAGCAGTCCCTAAAATTAAAACCTCCGTCTAATGAGGTGGGACACTGAAGGTTTATCTCACTGAAAAGCCAGCTGGTGAACTGGGCAGGGCCAGCACGCTCTGCGCTGTCCTGCAGGCCCAGCCTCGGGGGGCTTCTCACCGGGTGCAGATGACCATGCAGGCGATGCCCAGCAGCTGGAGCCTGTACCGGGGCACCAGCCTCCTCCGCAGGTACCGGTCCACACATTCCACAGTCAGGTGAAGGCACAAGCTCGTGAAGTCTTTCATGGTGGCAACTTCTACCAGCCAGTCGATCAGAATGTACCTGCGAAGAGTACCATCCCTGAAAACTAAGGGGAGCATTCACGAGTGTCCTGTCCCCCATTCCTGCCTGGCCTGTCTGTCCCAATGGTGTGAGCTGGCCATCTGAAGCATCATCGGATTACCCAGGAACCCGTCTAAGGCTGAGATGTTTTGTCCAAGGAGGCCCCACATCTCCTTTGTTCCTGGGAGGCAGGTGGGCTCACACATTTATATACCCTATCTCCCCTCGCCCCAGGGGCCCCCAGGCACTAGATGAACCTGGACCCTCACAGGTAAGGGGGCAAGGCTTGTCCACTCTGTAGGGCTGTGGACGGATCACAGGCAGAGAAAAGTCACTCATAGGTGGCAAGACCTCCGGCCCTCCTGCAAACCCATATTCTCCCTGCAGACCCCATCGGGGTCATTTATCACAACCCTTTGCATCAGAGCAAAGAGCCAGGAACACAGCTAAAGCAGGATGCACAGAGCCCATGCACTGGCTTTCTCAGTCACCCAGCAACCCTGACAGAGGGCATGGCTGACAGAGCTGACAGACATGGGGTCCCTCCTTGAAGGGGCTAAAACCTGGGGCCAGGGACACAGCCTCATAAGGGAATGCTGTGTGCAACAGCCAGGACACCCGAGTACAGTAAATGCCTTTCTGAACAAAGGAGAGGAGACACTGATCCTTAAGCCAAGGGGATGGAGAAGACAGAAGCAGGAGAAAGAACCGTGATGCCGCAGGATTCTGCACAGACAGAAGGATTCCAGGTGTCAGCCCGGAGAGAAGCATCTTCCATAGgcggagggaaggagggaaagatgcGGCCAAGGTGGTGGaatggagggaagggaggaacgAAGGTgtaagggatgggggagaggacGGGGAGAAAGATAGGCCTCTCTTTtcttccaggaggaggaaggcagcgCAAGCATCAGGTGCTGGAGGTTTAAACCAGCCACTCTTGGGGACAGAAGAGGAAGTGCCTCTACAGAGACAGAATTAACAAGCTTAATGATCCGACTTATAAAAACAGACTAGCCGaatggtacactttaaaatggttaaatctgaaactaatataatgtcacatgtcaattatacctcaaagaataagagaaagaaaaagttggcTGTTGCCTGGCCTAGAGTAAAATGGAAAGATGCTCTACTCAAGGTTGAAATCATGTTAATATTTCAATAAGGTCACTTTAgttcttgaaaaggaagaaaaaaagttaaatttatgtCAATCTCtgcccacacccacacacaaaaagaaaagcaacaatcCAAAACAAGGCAGACTGAGAGGGGCACAGGAACCATCAGCAGGTCCCTCCCAACAGGAAGGGGCTGCCACCACCACCGGCACAGGACTCAAAAGCACAATGGCTTGGTGACAGTTAATGTGAGAGCAAAGGACACTGCATCCCCGCACTGCATGTGAGAGAGACCAAGCTTCTCCAGGGAAGGAACGATCATTTTAAAAACGAATGTTTACTGAGAACTTACCATGAGCTGGGCATTGTCTgctggagcacagccagagcctgCCCATTATAAATCCAAAATGCTTTGAAATCTCTTACGTAAGAATTAAGAAATTCTTCACATTTTCTAATttactttctaacacattctgtgaTTGAGTGAAGAAGTGTGTTATCTCCAAACCTCGGAGGAAAACGGACCTGCAGCAAGTGGCAGGTCATGCTGGGGCCCCGAGGCTGCCGGGCACACTACAGCTGTCCCCGAGGGCTTGGCTTCCTCCATCCCGCCTGGCTCGGATGGCCATGGCATTTTACACACTGCACTCATGCTCATAGTGATGGTCATAAAGAAAAGGTGGTTTTTGGCTTCAGAAACTAGGGATATGAATCCTATCATTTCAGGAAGATGTTTAAGATGGTTTAACACGTTCTGAGACTTAAAACGGAAAACTGGAGAGATCAGACACTCACGTGGGATATTTCCAAAGCCTTGGatagctcacacacacactcgaATGGGGGAACCTGGTGGGGCTGACAACACATGGGGCCCTGGGACAGGTAGCTCAGGTGAAACAGAACAGACAGCTCCCTTTGTCCCAGAGACCAGTTGTCACTCTTTCTCCTGATCAGTTCTGGCTCGAACCCCTCACCTCATTGTGTCGTTGAGTCCCTTCTGCACGGAGAAGACCTGCTGCTTACTGATGGCGTGGGAGGCCTGAAACAGCTGGCACACTATCTCGTTGGAAGCTTTTGCTTCTAGCCCAAGCTGGTGTGCATTTGCACAGGCTTTGGCTAAAGACAGCTGAGGAAGGAAAGACACCAGCATGAGCACGAAGCAGTGAGCTTTGGGAGCATTCTATTTCCAAATGCAAAGGGCTGTTGAGTAGAAGATGCGTGTATCCACGTTCACCCTACTCACACCTTCTAAGCCTTTTGGAACCGGTATGGCTaagattttaattattctttttgaaataagTAATATATCACATGATAAAAAATTCTTTGTTTCTCTGCCCCCTACCTCTACAGTAGTGAGAGCTAGCTGCTCAGGGGAAGCCAGAGAGCAAAGTGGCCAGAGCTAGCTGGGGGCTCAGATGCCCCGGCTTTAAAACCcaggtctggggctggcccggtggcgcagcagttaagtgcacatgttctgcttcggcggcctggggtttgccggttcggatcccaggtgtggacatggcaccgcttggcaagccatgctgtggtaggcgtcccacatataaagtagaggaagatgggcacagatgttagctcagggtcagtcttcctcagcaaaaagaggaggattggcgatagatgttagctgagggctgatcttcctcagaaaaaaaaaacaaaacaaaaaactccaggTCTGtgtgtgaccacaggcaagttGAGGGCgcttctctgtacctcagtgtCCCTTTTCAGGAAATGGCATAACAGCACCTGCTTTGGCAGAtggatgtgaggattaactgaCATGTGTTGAGCACTTTGCTCAGGATCCCCTGACACCCTCTAAGCCTTCAGATGGTTACTATCAACCATTTCTATGTATTTCCTTCCAGATTT encodes the following:
- the CCNF gene encoding cyclin-F; this encodes MGSGGVIHCRCAKCFCYPLKRRIRRRPRNLTILSLPEDVLFHILKWLSVGDILAVRAVHSHLKYLVDNHASVWACASFQELWPSPKNLKLFERAAEKGNFEAAVKLGIAYLYNEGLSVSDEARAEVNGLKASQFFSLTERLNVSAAPFIWLFIRPPWSVSGSCCKAVVYESLRAECQLQKTHRASILHCLGRVLNLFEDEEKKKQARDLFEESANQGCLTSSYFLWESDRRMDMSDPGRCLHSFRKLRDYAAKGCWEAQLSLAKACANAHQLGLEAKASNEIVCQLFQASHAISKQQVFSVQKGLNDTMRYILIDWLVEVATMKDFTSLCLHLTVECVDRYLRRRLVPRYRLQLLGIACMVICTRFISKEILTIREAVWLTDNTYKYEDLVRMMGEIISALEGKIRVPTVVDYKDVLLTLVPMAPRTQHLCSFLCELSLLHTSLAAYAPARLAAAALLLARLTHGQTQPWTTRLWDLTGFSCEDLIPCVLSLHQKCFHDDAPKDYRQVSLTAVKQRFEDKRYEEISQEEVLSYSQLCTALGVKQESPEPASFLSTGEIHAFLSSPSGRRTKRKRENSLQEDRGSFVTTPTAELSSQEETLLGSFLDWSLDYCSGYEGDQESEGEKEGDVTAPSGILDVTVVYLNPEQHCCQESSDEEACPEDKGHQNPQALVPGTQTPPTPGPEPRLCSRKEPGKDITTSGYSSVNSASPTNSVDSSSGGPPLSTSVLSPGSDLNTQPCHHHTRKSCLQCRPPSPPESSIPQQQVKRKNLSAHSVEGEEEMNLGFLKL